One part of the Chiroxiphia lanceolata isolate bChiLan1 chromosome 14, bChiLan1.pri, whole genome shotgun sequence genome encodes these proteins:
- the SH2D1A gene encoding SH2 domain-containing protein 1A has product MDTLPIYHGRITREAGEKLLLEAGVDGSYLLRDSETIPGAYCLCVLHQGYVYTYRVSQTETGSWSAETAPGVQRRLFRKVHNLISAFQKPNQGIVTPLQHPVINHMKAKYSPGRNEGHDFHLQPS; this is encoded by the exons ATGGACACGCTGCCCATCTACCACGGGCGCATCACGCGGGAGGctggggagaagctgctgctggaggcgGGCGTGGACGGCAGCTACCTGCTGCGGGACAGCGAGACCATCCCTGGAGCCTACTGcctctgtgtgct gcaTCAGGGTTATGTTTATACCTACAGAGTGTCCCAGACAGAAACTGGATCCTGGAGTGCTGAG ACAGCGCCTGGGGTCCAGCGGAGGCTCTTTCGGAAAGTGCACAACCTCATCTCGGCCTTCCAGAAACCCAACCAAGGCATAGTAACACCCCTGCAGCACCCAGTCATCAACCACATGAAAGCCAAATATTCCCCAG gGAGGAATGAAGGCCATGACTTCCACCTGCAACCATCATGA